Proteins from a single region of Streptomyces sp. Tu 3180:
- a CDS encoding peptidoglycan-binding domain-containing protein: MATPPGSGKPHDGPPPEPVHVLRPRPTDALAELFREFEREGAGGRAPAPPPARPAGSDDRTRELPPLTAGRPPADGRRFGGRRAAPALAVAAAAAIGFGGALLLTERDAGDRAEPAPRPPATAPARPSPSPALPGVLREGDAGPEVAELQERLLRVPDVYRRGTTDGRYDATVSEAVARFQLWYGVRGDETGVYGDDTRLALESRTADVSRAAGSVRPGN; the protein is encoded by the coding sequence GTGGCGACACCGCCCGGGTCAGGGAAGCCGCACGACGGCCCGCCCCCCGAACCCGTTCACGTGCTGCGCCCGCGTCCTACCGACGCGCTCGCGGAGCTGTTCCGGGAGTTCGAGCGGGAGGGCGCCGGCGGCCGCGCGCCCGCGCCGCCGCCCGCCCGGCCGGCCGGATCCGACGACAGGACGCGGGAACTCCCGCCCCTCACCGCCGGCCGGCCACCGGCGGACGGCCGCCGCTTCGGGGGACGCCGCGCCGCCCCGGCGCTCGCGGTGGCCGCCGCGGCGGCGATCGGCTTCGGCGGCGCGCTCCTGCTCACGGAACGGGACGCCGGCGACCGCGCGGAACCCGCACCGCGGCCGCCCGCGACCGCCCCCGCCCGGCCCTCGCCGTCCCCGGCGCTCCCGGGAGTCCTGCGCGAGGGCGACGCCGGCCCCGAGGTGGCCGAACTCCAGGAACGGCTGCTGCGCGTCCCCGACGTCTACCGGAGGGGGACCACCGACGGCCGCTACGACGCCACCGTGTCCGAAGCCGTCGCCCGCTTCCAGCTCTGGTACGGCGTCCGCGGCGACGAGACCGGCGTCTACGGCGACGACACACGGCTCGCGCTGGAGTCCCGCACGGCCGACGTGAGCCGCGCCGCGGGCTCCGTCCGCCCGGGGAACTGA